One window of the Dehalococcoidia bacterium genome contains the following:
- a CDS encoding LLM class flavin-dependent oxidoreductase, translated as MAIAMGIGMSGDGVTGRRLVELGRRMDEAGMDAIWLGEVLYDIFTVYGALSQVTRRLRLGVSVATWARTPPLMSVSASTLDALAPGRMILGLGTMPKFRNEQHHGISYHRPVARMREYLTLMRLLWKAVPGSPLDFEGEFYTIRRYERWSAPESPDLKVYLGAVGPKMLELAGELADGVILHPVHSYRSYAELTLPALRRGLAKRDPSLGPFEVVGSFECSIDDDPRRAIARARNGIMFYFRTPYITPVMELHGFVEEQAAIRAALEAGDLAKAARMVTDEMVKVLAIAGTADEVRAEVARYEGMVDAAALAVPTAGLPPDEVWEQYERVMQTFGAS; from the coding sequence ATGGCGATCGCGATGGGGATCGGGATGTCGGGCGACGGCGTGACCGGCCGCCGGCTGGTCGAGCTCGGACGCCGGATGGACGAGGCCGGCATGGATGCCATCTGGCTTGGGGAAGTGCTGTATGACATCTTCACCGTCTACGGCGCGCTCTCCCAAGTGACGCGGCGGCTGCGGCTTGGTGTCTCCGTTGCGACGTGGGCGCGGACGCCGCCCCTGATGAGCGTCTCCGCCTCGACGCTCGATGCCCTCGCGCCCGGGCGGATGATCCTCGGCCTCGGGACGATGCCGAAGTTTCGCAACGAGCAGCATCACGGCATCTCCTACCATCGGCCCGTCGCCCGAATGCGCGAGTACCTGACGCTGATGCGGCTGCTGTGGAAGGCCGTGCCGGGCTCGCCGCTCGACTTCGAGGGCGAGTTCTATACCATCCGCCGCTACGAGCGCTGGAGCGCGCCCGAGTCGCCCGACCTGAAGGTCTATCTCGGGGCGGTCGGGCCGAAGATGCTGGAACTGGCGGGGGAGCTGGCCGACGGCGTCATCCTTCATCCGGTTCACTCCTACCGCTCCTACGCCGAGCTGACCCTCCCCGCTCTGCGCCGCGGCCTCGCCAAGCGCGACCCGAGCCTCGGCCCATTTGAGGTCGTCGGCTCGTTCGAATGCTCGATCGACGATGATCCCCGCCGCGCGATCGCGCGCGCCCGCAACGGGATCATGTTCTACTTCCGGACGCCCTACATCACGCCGGTGATGGAACTGCACGGCTTCGTCGAGGAGCAGGCGGCCATTCGTGCCGCGCTCGAAGCGGGCGACCTCGCCAAGGCGGCGCGGATGGTGACCGACGAGATGGTGAAGGTGCTCGCCATCGCCGGAACAGCCGACGAGGTGCGCGCCGAGGTCGCCCGCTATGAGGGCATGGTCGATGCCGCTGCCCTCGCTGTGCCGACGGCCGGCCTTCCGCCGGATGAGGTGTGGGAGCAGTACGAGCGTGTTATGCAGACGTTCGGCGCTTCCTGA
- a CDS encoding Ig-like domain-containing protein produces the protein MSARFWIAIAGILLALLVLAGGTVATLLLLRRAPVAPAVIAYEPEQQREVPPTATIVISFNTAMDRASVERAFQLQPAVDGRFEWSGDTVRFAPSRPLARNTTYTVTLGTTARSAAALPLREPFSAEFTTAGDLVPVAFFPFDGALDVPLDAAITVAFNRPVVALGASSTPDPLVITPSLLGTGRWISPSVYRFQSRDGFRPASVYTVTLRRDVEDVTGGRLASDVRSTFSTIRPALAEFTPTANSRFVPTTQELTLVFNQPMDRASVEAAFRLTGPTDQPVAGTFRWESDRRVAFVPAQPLAADVTYAAQLAAGLRGSDGPLPSPEPFRWTFQTVGPPRLVASTPADGATAAPTTQLSLTFNQPMDPASVAANLTIVPAPTQVFSSWTESNTRLTFFFRLQPSTAYSVVVGPDARDRLGRAIGTPQRIAFTTATTPPRLTFLSTAETTTVLAGTPLLGALEAVNVPSATLRLYRLDQRTYLDLASSRPGGNNPAAPPGQLAGEWTVDTRGELNATRVVTQTLTVGGQPLGPGFYFLTAEGAGVRDSQLLAVSRRALTVKLGANEALLWATDPATAQPVANAPVQAFFGPTQPLPMPQPVRTGADGVARFPLPGGPPPNLWVLLDEPDGPSVVSASWSDGIEPWQFGIEGELPLSPYRAAIFTDRPVYRAGQIVYFKGIVRRDDDGAYSLPTALSSFQLAVTDPTGRSVLSQTVILDDFGTFSGQIPLSENAATGDWSITLRDPATDFSAWAGFQVAEYRRPEFQVEVRPQEEQVVAHQTVSVTVAAEYFFGAPVAGGRVTWRVASDPYIFRGPTGTDWTGFTYGVVDLRPPPVGSGPEALASGLGTLDRQGRVDIAFRADLDRFQGSRLLTVEASVSDESAQQISGRAEIIAHKGAFYIGVRSPTRLVRSGETATWDIATVGIDVRPRPSVPLTLDLAARRYYSVQERTPEGDLVWVTTFEDTPVPGAARTLTTDRNGRAQAAFTPPRPGLYRIQATGRDELGNEVRTVAFLWVAGTEFVNWGLESNDRMDLVLDKPVYAPGETAKLLVPTPFATSTALLTIERQGVRSSRVVTLTSSSPVLDIPVEPDYLPNVFVSVVAFAGDSAQGPPSYKLGYANLRVDASAKLLTLEIRSDKARYQPGETVRYRVKATDAAGRPVQAQLSAAVVDRAVLSLADDEPPTWLFDRFYRERGLGVVTAATLAASQTRLDIASRAAGKGGGGAIREVRSRFADTAFWSPRLVTDRNGEATFDVMLPDNLTTWRLTVKAVTRDSQFGQATHDIVSTKDLLVRPVVPRFLTSGDRATVGAIVQNLTDRPLEVTATLEVSNLASPAGGFAAPRLSVPARGTASARWEVSAGQPGEARLRFRADTGGTSPPGDAVEIALPVNPLATAEVVASSGQVAAQVVETVRVPSPVNPNLGELTVELAPSLTAGLETGFRELSAFPWEPTEVTVSRLLSSLDYLRVLSATGTLTPELVSRIADQNIAALQRLALAQRTDGGWGWFRGDPSQPFLTAYAVFGLIRAQKAGYAVDESSLARGLDAVTQQLQRPVDVGSPDDANARAYALFVLAEAGRPSTGALNALFERRAALADWAKASLLLAIFRANGDRGDARTATLLNELVGTATWSATGVHWNDPGDRRRLGGTSRSTAVVLQALLAADPQSPLIDPAVRWLMIERRDGWWGTTFDTAAALNALAVYAVRSALPSPDYRYRVSLNGRALASGRVTQDTPGARTLVVPVRDLLLDAPNRLVLEREASGLPSAAGRLYYTASLRTFRLGEQAEPRAEGIAITREYLPADPTSTSPIRSARVGDLIRVQLTIIAPSDLDYVVVDDPLFAGAEAVNPDLATASIFERGGGRSAWRFSHIDIRDDRVALFARALPRGTYQFSYLVRVTTAGDFVVPPARASLMYFPEVWGRSGSARFEVRE, from the coding sequence ATGAGCGCGCGCTTCTGGATCGCCATCGCCGGTATCCTCCTCGCCCTCCTCGTTCTGGCAGGGGGCACCGTCGCGACGCTGCTCCTTCTTCGCCGTGCGCCAGTCGCTCCGGCGGTCATCGCCTACGAGCCGGAGCAGCAGCGCGAGGTCCCGCCCACCGCGACCATCGTCATCTCCTTCAACACCGCGATGGACCGCGCCTCGGTCGAACGGGCGTTCCAGCTCCAGCCGGCTGTCGACGGCCGCTTCGAGTGGAGCGGCGATACTGTCCGTTTCGCGCCGTCCCGCCCATTGGCGCGGAATACCACCTACACCGTCACCCTCGGCACAACCGCGCGGAGCGCCGCCGCTCTGCCGCTGCGCGAGCCGTTCTCGGCCGAGTTCACCACCGCCGGCGACCTCGTTCCTGTTGCCTTCTTTCCGTTCGACGGCGCCCTCGACGTTCCGCTCGATGCGGCGATTACAGTCGCCTTCAACCGGCCAGTCGTCGCGCTCGGCGCCAGCAGCACCCCCGACCCGCTCGTCATCACGCCGTCGCTCCTAGGAACCGGACGCTGGATCAGCCCGAGCGTCTACCGCTTCCAAAGCCGCGACGGCTTCCGTCCCGCGTCGGTCTACACCGTCACTCTTCGCCGCGATGTCGAGGATGTCACCGGAGGCCGGCTGGCGAGCGATGTCCGCTCCACCTTCAGCACCATTCGGCCGGCACTCGCCGAGTTCACGCCGACCGCGAACAGCCGCTTCGTCCCCACGACCCAAGAACTGACCCTCGTCTTCAACCAGCCGATGGACCGCGCGAGCGTGGAAGCGGCGTTCCGCCTCACGGGGCCGACGGATCAGCCTGTTGCCGGCACGTTCCGGTGGGAGAGCGACCGCCGCGTTGCGTTCGTGCCGGCGCAGCCCCTTGCCGCCGATGTCACCTACGCGGCACAGCTTGCCGCCGGCCTCCGGGGCAGCGACGGGCCGCTCCCCTCACCCGAGCCGTTCCGGTGGACGTTCCAGACCGTCGGGCCGCCGCGCCTTGTCGCGTCGACCCCTGCCGACGGCGCCACCGCCGCGCCGACAACCCAGCTCTCGCTCACCTTCAATCAGCCGATGGATCCCGCCTCGGTGGCGGCGAACCTGACGATCGTGCCCGCGCCAACGCAGGTTTTCTCCTCGTGGACCGAGTCGAACACGCGCCTGACCTTCTTCTTCCGGCTCCAGCCGTCGACCGCCTACAGCGTCGTTGTCGGACCGGACGCGCGGGACCGGCTCGGCAGAGCGATTGGCACGCCGCAGCGGATCGCTTTTACCACCGCGACGACCCCGCCGCGGCTCACCTTCCTCAGCACTGCCGAGACGACGACAGTGCTCGCCGGGACACCGCTGCTGGGCGCGCTCGAGGCTGTCAATGTCCCGTCGGCGACCCTTCGGCTCTACCGGCTCGATCAGCGGACCTATCTCGACCTTGCCTCTTCGAGGCCGGGCGGGAACAATCCGGCCGCGCCGCCGGGCCAGCTTGCCGGCGAATGGACCGTCGATACGCGCGGGGAACTGAATGCGACGCGGGTCGTCACGCAGACGCTCACGGTCGGCGGCCAGCCGCTTGGGCCCGGCTTCTATTTCCTCACCGCCGAGGGCGCGGGAGTGCGCGACTCCCAGCTGCTCGCTGTCTCGCGGCGCGCCCTCACCGTGAAGCTCGGCGCGAACGAGGCGCTGCTCTGGGCGACCGACCCGGCGACGGCCCAACCGGTCGCGAACGCGCCGGTGCAGGCATTCTTCGGTCCAACCCAGCCCCTCCCGATGCCCCAGCCAGTCCGTACCGGCGCCGACGGCGTCGCCCGCTTTCCCCTCCCGGGGGGGCCGCCGCCCAATCTCTGGGTGCTTCTCGACGAGCCGGACGGGCCATCGGTCGTCTCGGCCAGCTGGTCAGACGGGATCGAGCCGTGGCAATTCGGGATCGAGGGGGAGCTGCCGCTCTCGCCGTACCGCGCGGCGATCTTCACCGACCGCCCGGTCTATCGCGCCGGCCAGATTGTCTATTTCAAAGGGATCGTCCGGCGCGATGACGACGGCGCCTACAGCCTGCCGACAGCGCTGTCGTCTTTCCAGCTGGCAGTCACCGACCCGACCGGCCGCTCCGTCCTCTCGCAGACAGTCATCCTCGACGACTTCGGCACCTTCTCCGGCCAGATCCCGCTCTCGGAGAATGCCGCGACCGGCGATTGGTCGATCACGCTCCGAGACCCCGCGACCGACTTCTCCGCGTGGGCCGGCTTCCAAGTGGCAGAGTATCGTCGTCCTGAGTTCCAGGTCGAAGTGCGGCCGCAAGAGGAGCAGGTGGTCGCCCACCAGACGGTCAGCGTCACCGTCGCCGCGGAGTACTTCTTCGGAGCGCCGGTTGCCGGCGGCCGCGTGACGTGGCGCGTTGCCAGCGACCCCTACATCTTCCGCGGCCCGACGGGGACCGACTGGACCGGCTTTACCTACGGCGTCGTCGATCTCCGGCCGCCGCCGGTCGGCAGCGGGCCGGAGGCGCTCGCGTCCGGCCTCGGGACACTCGACCGCCAAGGCCGCGTCGACATCGCCTTTCGCGCTGATCTCGACCGCTTTCAGGGCAGCCGGCTGCTGACGGTCGAGGCGTCGGTCAGCGACGAGAGCGCCCAGCAGATCAGCGGGCGGGCAGAGATCATCGCTCACAAAGGGGCTTTCTACATCGGCGTGCGCAGCCCGACGCGCCTCGTGCGCAGCGGCGAGACAGCGACGTGGGACATCGCAACGGTCGGTATCGACGTGCGGCCGCGTCCGAGCGTGCCGCTCACGCTCGACCTCGCCGCTCGGCGCTACTACTCGGTGCAGGAGCGCACGCCCGAGGGTGACCTCGTCTGGGTCACGACCTTCGAGGACACGCCGGTGCCAGGCGCAGCGCGCACTCTGACAACGGACAGGAACGGCCGCGCCCAAGCGGCGTTCACGCCTCCGCGCCCTGGCCTCTACCGCATCCAAGCGACGGGCCGCGATGAACTCGGCAACGAGGTACGAACGGTCGCCTTCCTCTGGGTTGCCGGAACCGAGTTCGTCAACTGGGGGCTGGAGAGCAACGACCGGATGGACCTCGTCCTCGACAAGCCGGTCTACGCGCCGGGCGAGACCGCGAAGCTGCTCGTGCCGACCCCGTTCGCGACCTCAACCGCGCTCCTCACCATCGAGCGCCAAGGCGTGCGCTCCTCCCGCGTCGTCACGCTGACATCCAGCAGCCCCGTTCTCGACATCCCCGTCGAGCCCGACTACCTGCCGAACGTTTTCGTCTCGGTCGTCGCCTTTGCCGGCGACAGCGCCCAGGGGCCGCCTTCCTACAAGCTCGGCTACGCCAATCTTCGGGTGGATGCCTCGGCGAAACTGCTCACGCTCGAGATCCGCAGCGACAAGGCGCGCTACCAGCCCGGCGAGACCGTCCGCTACCGGGTGAAGGCGACCGATGCCGCCGGACGGCCGGTGCAGGCGCAGCTCTCGGCGGCGGTCGTCGACCGCGCTGTCCTGTCGCTCGCCGACGACGAGCCGCCGACGTGGCTGTTTGATCGCTTCTACCGCGAGCGCGGACTCGGCGTCGTCACTGCCGCGACATTAGCGGCATCGCAGACCCGCCTCGACATCGCCTCACGCGCCGCCGGCAAGGGAGGCGGCGGCGCGATCCGCGAGGTGCGCTCGCGCTTTGCCGATACCGCCTTCTGGAGCCCCCGTCTTGTCACCGACCGCAACGGCGAGGCGACATTCGATGTCATGCTTCCGGACAATCTGACAACGTGGCGGCTGACTGTCAAGGCGGTGACGCGCGACTCCCAGTTCGGTCAAGCGACCCATGACATCGTCAGCACGAAGGACCTCCTCGTGCGGCCGGTGGTGCCGCGCTTCCTGACCAGCGGCGATCGGGCGACAGTCGGCGCGATCGTCCAGAACCTGACCGACCGGCCGCTGGAGGTTACCGCCACCCTTGAGGTGAGCAATCTCGCCTCGCCGGCTGGCGGCTTCGCGGCGCCGCGGCTGAGCGTCCCGGCGCGCGGGACGGCAAGCGCCCGCTGGGAGGTGAGCGCCGGCCAGCCGGGCGAGGCGCGTCTCCGTTTCCGCGCCGACACCGGCGGGACCAGCCCCCCCGGCGACGCCGTCGAAATTGCGCTGCCGGTCAATCCGCTCGCGACCGCCGAGGTCGTCGCCTCTAGCGGGCAAGTCGCCGCCCAAGTGGTCGAAACGGTCCGGGTGCCGAGCCCCGTCAACCCCAATCTCGGCGAACTGACGGTCGAACTCGCTCCCTCACTCACCGCCGGCCTAGAAACCGGCTTCCGCGAACTGAGCGCCTTCCCGTGGGAGCCGACCGAGGTAACCGTCTCGCGGCTACTCTCCTCGCTCGACTACCTGCGCGTCCTGAGCGCGACGGGAACGCTGACGCCGGAGCTCGTCAGCCGGATTGCGGACCAGAATATTGCTGCCCTCCAGCGGCTTGCGCTGGCGCAGCGGACCGACGGCGGCTGGGGCTGGTTCCGCGGCGACCCAAGCCAGCCCTTCCTCACCGCCTACGCCGTCTTTGGCCTCATCAGGGCGCAGAAGGCCGGCTACGCAGTCGATGAAAGCAGCCTTGCGCGCGGCCTCGATGCCGTGACGCAGCAGCTGCAGCGTCCTGTCGACGTCGGCAGTCCCGACGATGCCAACGCCCGCGCCTATGCCCTCTTCGTCCTCGCCGAAGCGGGGCGGCCTTCGACCGGAGCGCTCAACGCCCTATTCGAGCGGCGGGCTGCCCTCGCCGACTGGGCCAAGGCGTCCCTCCTCCTCGCCATCTTCCGGGCGAACGGCGACCGCGGCGACGCCCGCACTGCGACCCTGCTGAACGAACTTGTCGGCACCGCCACGTGGAGCGCGACCGGAGTCCACTGGAACGACCCCGGCGACCGACGCAGACTCGGCGGAACGAGCCGATCGACGGCAGTCGTCCTGCAAGCCCTCCTCGCCGCTGACCCGCAAAGCCCGCTCATTGACCCGGCCGTGCGCTGGCTGATGATCGAGCGGCGCGACGGCTGGTGGGGCACCACCTTCGACACCGCCGCCGCGCTGAACGCGCTTGCTGTCTATGCTGTTCGCTCTGCTCTGCCGTCGCCCGATTATCGCTATCGCGTCTCCCTCAACGGCCGAGCACTCGCGAGCGGCCGCGTCACCCAGGACACGCCGGGCGCGCGCACACTCGTTGTCCCCGTGCGCGACCTGCTGCTCGACGCGCCGAACCGGCTCGTGCTCGAGCGGGAGGCGAGCGGCCTACCGAGCGCCGCGGGACGGCTCTATTACACGGCGTCGCTCCGCACCTTCCGCCTTGGGGAGCAGGCCGAGCCGCGCGCGGAGGGGATTGCAATCACCCGCGAGTACCTGCCCGCTGACCCGACCAGCACAAGCCCGATCCGTTCTGCGAGGGTCGGCGACCTCATTCGCGTCCAGCTGACCATCATCGCCCCGAGCGACCTCGACTACGTGGTGGTGGACGACCCGTTGTTCGCCGGCGCCGAGGCCGTGAACCCCGACCTTGCGACGGCGAGTATCTTCGAGCGAGGAGGCGGGCGATCGGCCTGGCGCTTCTCGCATATCGATATCCGCGATGACCGGGTCGCCCTTTTCGCGCGCGCTCTACCGCGGGGAACCTACCAGTTCTCCTACCTCGTCCGCGTGACGACGGCCGGCGACTTCGTCGTCCCGCCGGCGCGGGCAAGCTTGATGTACTTCCCGGAGGTGTGGGGCCGAAGCGGCAGCGCGCGCTTCGAGGTCCGGGAATAA